One Misgurnus anguillicaudatus chromosome 22, ASM2758022v2, whole genome shotgun sequence DNA segment encodes these proteins:
- the mmab gene encoding corrinoid adenosyltransferase MMAB has protein sequence MASLVSRSTSLHRAIRLATCVKINQIQSVFYDQRRHVSTSEEDRRAPKIYTKTGDKGFSSTFTGERRPKEDQIFDALGTTDELSSVIGLAREFCIDKGHSFTDQLDKIQCVLQDVGSNIATPLSSARDSHITKTKFSSQPVTELERWIDSFTEELPPLTNFILPSGGKSSAALHVARAVCRRAERCVAPVVRSGEADPEVAKYLNRLSDYLFTAARYAAMKEGNVETIYKRPG, from the exons ATGGCATCGCTTGTGTCAAGATCCACGAGTCTTCACCGTGCCATTCGTTTGGCTACATGCGTGAAAATAAACCAGATCCAGTCTGTGTTTTACGACCAAAGAAG GCACGTCAGCACATCAGAAGAAGACAGAAGAGCTCCGAAAATATACACAAAAACTGGAGATAAAG GCTTTTCCAGTACTTTCACAGGTGAGAGGAGACCAAAGGAGGATCAAATATTTGATGCTTTGGGAACAACAGACGAATTATCATCTGTAATAGG GTTGGCCAGAGAATTTTGTATCGACAAAGGTCATTCATTTACAGATCAGTTGGATAAG ATTCAATGTGTCCTACAGGATGTGGGATCAAACATTGCTACTCCTCTATCATCAGCCAGAGACAGTCACATCA CTAAAACAAAGTTCAGCTCCCAGCCTGTGACTGAATTGGAGAGATGGATTGATTCATTTACAGAAGAGCTGCCTCCTCTCACTAACTTCATACTACCT tcaGGAGGTAAAAGCAGCGCAGCTTTACATGTGGCCAGAGCGGTTTGTCGACGGGCAGAACGCTG TGTTGCCCCTGTTGTCCGTTCTGGAGAGGCAGATCCTGAAGTTGCCAAATATCTGAACAG ATTGAGCGACTACTTGTTCACAGCGGCTAGATATGCTGCAATGAAAGAGGGAAATGTAGAAACAATCTACAAAAGACCTGGATAG
- the ube3b gene encoding ubiquitin-protein ligase E3B codes for MFTATQISKSQFLDKARMAREERKGHKEKERAATQIQALVRRFLCRSKLQREIRQEVDEFFAVSDAASAKRNALSVFKIARKLLFILEKEDKLRFEKLCRIILSSMEVENEPKVWYVSLALSKDLTIPWLKQIKDVLWVSCEYLKKLKPDILQDNKLVTLYLTMLITFTDTSTWKIVRGKGEALKPALNRICENIMGYLNQKGFYSVLQILLTNGLARSRPSLSKGTLTAVFTLSLRPVIAAHFSDNLLRSFLLHVMSVPAFISHLNTLTPDCMITTQTHDLFRKFVLFLSREEQCLDICVCLEGSHTLCLLGNLIQLGYFNVKVLEQEASHFVKDLTDMLSYCQRYVSQKKSNLTHWHPVLGWFSQTVDYGLNESMPLVTKQLQCLWGVPVICTLFCDVLSKKLETQEPTPSPLSQPTTLQNNLPVKNLFKRAFQKSASVRNILKPVGGKRVDSAEVQKVCSICVLYQTALTTLTQIRLQILTGLTYLDELLPKLWAFICELGPQGGLRLFLECLSNDTEESKQLLAMLMLFCDCSRHLITILDDIEVYEEQISFKMEELVTISSFLNTFVYKMVWDGILENAKGEKLDLFHSVHGWLMVLYERDCRRRFTPEDHWLRKDLKPSLLFQELEKGKKRAQLLLQYIPHVIPHKNRVLLFRNIVTKEKEGLGLVETSSASPHVTHITIRRSRMLEDGYDQLRRLPVNSIKGVIRVKFVNDLGVDEAGIDQDGVFKEFLEEIIKKVFNPALNLFKTTSGNERLYPSPTSSIHENHLQLFEFVGKMLGKAMYEGIVVDVPFASFFLSQVLGHHHSTFYSSIDELPSLDSEFYKNLTSIKRYDGDVSDLGLTLSYDEEVMGQLVCHELIPGGKTMPVTNENKISYIHLMAHFRMHTQIKDQTAAFIRGFRSIINPEWLHMFSTPEVQRLISGDNAEIDLDDLKKHTVYYGGFHSSHRVILWLWDILSSDFTPEERAMFLKFVTSCSRPPLLGFAYLKPPFSIRCVEVSDDQDTGDTLGSVLRGFFTIRKKEPGGRLPTSSTCFNLLKLPNYSKKSILRDKLRYAISMNTGFELS; via the exons atGTTCACCGCTACCCAAATCTCCAAATCCCAGTTCCTGGATAAAGCCAGGATGGCAAGGGAGGAGAGGAAGGGCCAtaaggagaaagagagagcggCCACTCAAATCCAGGCTTTGGTCAGAAGATTCCTCTGTCGTTCCAAGCTGCAAAGGGAAATACG GCAAGAGGTCGATGAATTCTTTGCAGTCAGCGATGCCGCTTCAGCTAAAAGAAATGCATTATCTGTCTTCAAGATTGCAAGAAAGTTGTTATTCATATTGGAGAAGGAAGATAAGTTG AGATTTGAGAAGCTGTGTCGAATCATACTAAGTAGCATGGAAGTTGAGAATGAACCGAAA GTGTGGTACGTATCGTTGGCCCTTTCAAAAGACCTCACAATCCCCTGGCTCAAACAGATCAAAGATGTGCTCTGGGTCTCTTGCGAATATTTAAAGAAGCTGAAG CCGGACATACTGCAAGATAATAAATTAGTGACTCTGTATCTGACAATGCTGATAACCTTCACAGACACATCCACATGGAAAATCGTTCGAGGGAAAG gtgaagCCCTCAAGCCTGCTTTAAACAGGATTTGTGAGAACATCATGGGATATCTCAATCAGAAGGGCTTTTACTCTGTGCTTCAG ATTCTCCTTACCAACGGTCTGGCAAGGTCTAGACCCTCCCTCTCCAAAGGAACCCTCACGGCCGTTTTTACTCTGTCACTCAG GCCTGTCATCGCTGCACATTTCTCCGACAACCTGCTGAGGTCTTTCCTTCTCCACGTCATGTCCGTTCCAGCATTCATCTCACACCTTAACACGCTCACTCCAGAT TGTATGATCACCACTCAGACTCACGACCTGTTTCGCAAGTTTGTCTTATTTTTGAGCCGAGAGGAGCAGTGTTTGGACATCTGTGTCTGTCTGGAGGGAAGCCACACTCTCTGCTTACTTG GTAACCTTATTCAGCTGGGATATTTCAATGTAAAAGTCCTGGAGCAGGAAGCAAGTCACTTTGTCAAGGATCTGACAGATATGTTGTCATACTGTCAGAGATacgtctctcagaaaaaatccAACCTTACACACTGGCACCCAGTTTTGGGCTGGTTTTCCCAGACTGTTGACTATGG GCTTAATGAGTCTATGCCGCTGGTAACTAAGCAGTTACAGTGTTTATGGGGGGTGCCCGTGATCTGCACACTCTTCTGTGATGTTCTCAGCAAAAAGCTGGAGACTCAGGAACCGACCCCATCGCCCCTTTCTCAGCCAACTACACTACAGAATAACCTGCCTGTTAAAA ATCTGTTCAAGCGAGCGTTCCAGAAGTCAGCATCTGTGAGGAACATACTGAAACCGGTCGGAGGGAAACGGGTCGACTCAGCTGAGGTCCAGAAGGTGTGCAGTATATGTGTGCTGTATCAGACGGCGCTCACCACACTTACACAGATCCGCTTGCAGATTCTCACAG GATTGACATATTTGGATGAGCTGCTGCCCAAACTGTGGGCATTTATTTGTGAGCTCGGACCCCAGGGCGGTCTCAGACTGTTTTTGGAGTGTCTCAGTAATGACACAGAGGAGTCTAAACAGCTCCTGGCCATGCTAATGCTCTTCTGTGATTGCTCTAGACATCTCATTAC GATACTGGATGACATAGAGGTGTATGAGGAAcagatttcttttaaaatggAGGAGCTTGTCACCATCTCCTCGTTCCTCAACACATTTGTTTACAAGATGGTCTGGGATGGTATTTTAG AGAATGCCAAAGGTGAGAAGTTGGATTTGTTTCACAGTGTTCATGGCTGGTTGATGGTTCTGTATGAGCGAGACTGCCGCAGAAGATTCACACCTGAAGATCACTGGCTTCGCAA AGACCTGAAGCCCAGTCTTTTATTTCAAGAGTTGGAGAAGGGAAAAAAGAGAGCACAGCTATTACTTCAGTACATTCCTCATGTCATCCCTCATAAAAAC AGGGTGCTGCTGTTCCGGAACATTGTAACAAAAGAGAAAGAGGGTTTAGGATTGGTTGAGACGAGCTCCGCCTCTCCTCATGTTACTCACATAACTATTCGCCGTTCACGCATGTTGGAG GACGGTTATGATCAACTGCGTCGCCTGCCTGTGAACTCCATCAAAGGAGTGATCAGAGTGAAATTTGTGAATGATTTAGGAGTGGACGAGGCTGGGATTGACCAGGATGGCGTATTTAAAGAGTTTTTAGAGGAGATCATCAAGAAGGTTTTTAACCCGGCACTCAACCTATTTAAG ACCACTAGTGGGAATGAGAGATTATACCCCTCTCCAACCTCCAGCATCCATGAGAATCACCTTCAGCTGTTCGAATTTGTGGGAAAGATGCTGGGAAAGGCCATGTACGAGGGCATCGTGGTGGACGTGCCGTTCGCCTCTTTTTTTCTCAGTCAGGTTCTGGGTCACCATCACAGCACCTTCTACAGCTCCATAGACGAGCTGCCCTCCCTCGACTCAGAGTTTTACAAGAACCTCACTTCCATAAAG CGTTATGATGGAGACGTCAGTGACCTGGGGCTGACTTTATCTTATGATGAAGAAGTGATGGGCCAG TTAGTCTGTCATGAGCTCATTCCTGGGGGAAAGACCATGCCTGTCACTAATGAAAACAA AATCAGCTACATCCACCTGATGGCTCACTTTCGCATGCACACCCAAATCAAAGACCAGACCGCCGCCTTCATCAGAGGCTTTCGAAGCATCATCAACCCCGAGTGGCTGCACATGTTTTCCACCCCTGAGGTTCAGAGACTCATCTCTGGAGACAATGCTGAGATAGACCTGGATGATCTCAA AAAACACACTGTTTACTATGGAGGTTTCCATAGCAGTCACCGGGTTATTCTTTGGCTTTGGGACATCCTCTCCAGTGATTTCACCCCCGAGGAGAGAGCCATGTTCTTGAAG TTTGTCACCAGCTGTTCAAGACCTCCTCTGCTTGGATTTGCCTACCTCAAACCCCCCTTCTCCATCCGCTGTGTGGAAGTGTCAGATGACCAG GACACGGGCGATACTTTAGGCAGCGTCCTGCGTGGCTTCTTCACCATTCGAAAGAAGGAGCCAGGCGGGCGTCTCCCGACTTCATCCACTTGCTTCAACCTTCTCAAGCTCCCCAACTACAGCAAGAAGAGCATCCTCAGAGATAAACTCCGTTATGCGATCAGCATGAACACAGGCTTTGAGCTTTCATAA